The Strix aluco isolate bStrAlu1 chromosome Z, bStrAlu1.hap1, whole genome shotgun sequence genome contains a region encoding:
- the GKAP1 gene encoding G kinase-anchoring protein 1 isoform X1: MAMASTAIGSVPTTASRFALLQVESDTELEPGKGGSGRGASKSQASGGRSSTNEKKRKKRRKKKEQQQSEANELRNLAFKKIPQKSSCGGCLSQHEQNIHAARQKDSQEENWQEWRQRDEQLTSEMFEADLEKALLLSKLEYEEHKKEYENVESTSPQSKSVNKKKNQQGKDKPLTVSLKDFQSDSNIDNLAKKHEELNSSQSSLHDGGFFNRLEDDVHRILEREKRRVQLTDYSETDNCTSHEQNQESVLKDGKTERLKLELEKKDAEIEQLKNIITQWEAKYKEVKARNAQLLKMMQEGEMKDKAEILLQVDESQIIKNELTVQVTILHAALEQERSKVKLLQAELTKYQSGKKGKRHSESDQCR, from the exons ATGGCAATGGCATCTACTGCAATTGGTTCAGTTCCTACCACTGCATCTCGTTTTGCTTTACTACAAGTCGAAAGCGATACTGAATTGGAGCCTGGCAAAGGAGGAAGTGGCCGGGGTGCCAGTAAATCTCAGGCTTCAgggggaagatcatctacaaatgagaaaaaaagaaagaaaaggagaaaaaagaaagaacagcagcAGAGTGAGGCCAATGAG CTCAGAAAccttgcttttaaaaagattCCTCAGAAATCCTCATGTGGAGGCTGTCTATCTCAGCATGAACAAAACATACACGCTGCAAGGCAGAAAGACTCTCAGGAAGAAAATTGGCAGGAGTGGAGACAAAGAGATGAGCAG ctgACATCTGAAATGTTTGAAGCTGATCTTGAAAAAGCATTGCTGCTAAGCAAACTGGAATATGAAGAGCACAAAAAG GAATATGAAAACGTTGAAAGTACTTCACCCCAGTCAAAGTCTGTGAATAAGAAAAAGAACCAGCAAGGAAAAGACAAACCTCTCACTGTGTCTCTGAAAGACTTTCAGTCAGACAGTAATATAG aTAACCTTGCTAAAAAACATGAG GAGCTGAACTCCTCCCAGTCTTCATTGCATGATGGAGGATTTTTCAACAGGCTGGAAGATGATGTTCACAGAATacttgaaagagagaaaaggagagtccAGCTCACTGATTACAGTGAAACAGATAACTGCACATCTCATGAACAGAACCAG GAGAGTGTTTtgaaagatggaaaaacagaACGACTAAAGCTCGAGCTTGAGAAGAAAGATGCAGAAATTGAGcaactgaaaaatataataaCTCAGTGGGAG GCAAAGTATAAAGAAGTAAAAGCAAGAAATGCACAGCTTCTGAAGATGATGCAAGAAGGTGAAA tgaaagacaaagcagaaatacTCCTACAGGTTGATGAATCTCAAATTATCAAAAATGAATTGACCGTACAG GTAACTATACTTCATGCTGCATTAGAGCAAGAAAGATCCAAAGTGAAACTACTGCAGGCAGAATTAACAAAATATCAG agtgggaaaaaagggaaaaggcacTCAGAATCTGACCAGTGCAGGTGA
- the GKAP1 gene encoding G kinase-anchoring protein 1 isoform X2 has translation MAMASTAIGSVPTTASRFALLQVESDTELEPGKGGSGRGASKSQASGGRSSTNEKKRKKRRKKKEQQQSEANELRNLAFKKIPQKSSCGGCLSQHEQNIHAARQKDSQEENWQEWRQRDEQLTSEMFEADLEKALLLSKLEYEEHKKEYENVESTSPQSKSVNKKKNQQGKDKPLTVSLKDFQSDSNIGMPYHTIRALNSSQSSLHDGGFFNRLEDDVHRILEREKRRVQLTDYSETDNCTSHEQNQESVLKDGKTERLKLELEKKDAEIEQLKNIITQWEAKYKEVKARNAQLLKMMQEGEMKDKAEILLQVDESQIIKNELTVQVTILHAALEQERSKVKLLQAELTKYQSGKKGKRHSESDQCR, from the exons ATGGCAATGGCATCTACTGCAATTGGTTCAGTTCCTACCACTGCATCTCGTTTTGCTTTACTACAAGTCGAAAGCGATACTGAATTGGAGCCTGGCAAAGGAGGAAGTGGCCGGGGTGCCAGTAAATCTCAGGCTTCAgggggaagatcatctacaaatgagaaaaaaagaaagaaaaggagaaaaaagaaagaacagcagcAGAGTGAGGCCAATGAG CTCAGAAAccttgcttttaaaaagattCCTCAGAAATCCTCATGTGGAGGCTGTCTATCTCAGCATGAACAAAACATACACGCTGCAAGGCAGAAAGACTCTCAGGAAGAAAATTGGCAGGAGTGGAGACAAAGAGATGAGCAG ctgACATCTGAAATGTTTGAAGCTGATCTTGAAAAAGCATTGCTGCTAAGCAAACTGGAATATGAAGAGCACAAAAAG GAATATGAAAACGTTGAAAGTACTTCACCCCAGTCAAAGTCTGTGAATAAGAAAAAGAACCAGCAAGGAAAAGACAAACCTCTCACTGTGTCTCTGAAAGACTTTCAGTCAGACAGTAATATAGGTATGCCTTATCATACCATACGAGCT CTGAACTCCTCCCAGTCTTCATTGCATGATGGAGGATTTTTCAACAGGCTGGAAGATGATGTTCACAGAATacttgaaagagagaaaaggagagtccAGCTCACTGATTACAGTGAAACAGATAACTGCACATCTCATGAACAGAACCAG GAGAGTGTTTtgaaagatggaaaaacagaACGACTAAAGCTCGAGCTTGAGAAGAAAGATGCAGAAATTGAGcaactgaaaaatataataaCTCAGTGGGAG GCAAAGTATAAAGAAGTAAAAGCAAGAAATGCACAGCTTCTGAAGATGATGCAAGAAGGTGAAA tgaaagacaaagcagaaatacTCCTACAGGTTGATGAATCTCAAATTATCAAAAATGAATTGACCGTACAG GTAACTATACTTCATGCTGCATTAGAGCAAGAAAGATCCAAAGTGAAACTACTGCAGGCAGAATTAACAAAATATCAG agtgggaaaaaagggaaaaggcacTCAGAATCTGACCAGTGCAGGTGA
- the GKAP1 gene encoding G kinase-anchoring protein 1 isoform X3: MAMASTAIGSVPTTASRFALLQVESDTELEPGKGGSGRGASKSQASGGRSSTNEKKRKKRRKKKEQQQSEANELRNLAFKKIPQKSSCGGCLSQHEQNIHAARQKDSQEENWQEWRQRDEQLTSEMFEADLEKALLLSKLEYEEHKKEYENVESTSPQSKSVNKKKNQQGKDKPLTVSLKDFQSDSNIDNLAKKHEELNSSQSSLHDGGFFNRLEDDVHRILEREKRRVQLTDYSETDNCTSHEQNQESVLKDGKTERLKLELEKKDAEIEQLKNIITQWEAKYKEVKARNAQLLKMMQEVKDKAEILLQVDESQIIKNELTVQVTILHAALEQERSKVKLLQAELTKYQSGKKGKRHSESDQCR; the protein is encoded by the exons ATGGCAATGGCATCTACTGCAATTGGTTCAGTTCCTACCACTGCATCTCGTTTTGCTTTACTACAAGTCGAAAGCGATACTGAATTGGAGCCTGGCAAAGGAGGAAGTGGCCGGGGTGCCAGTAAATCTCAGGCTTCAgggggaagatcatctacaaatgagaaaaaaagaaagaaaaggagaaaaaagaaagaacagcagcAGAGTGAGGCCAATGAG CTCAGAAAccttgcttttaaaaagattCCTCAGAAATCCTCATGTGGAGGCTGTCTATCTCAGCATGAACAAAACATACACGCTGCAAGGCAGAAAGACTCTCAGGAAGAAAATTGGCAGGAGTGGAGACAAAGAGATGAGCAG ctgACATCTGAAATGTTTGAAGCTGATCTTGAAAAAGCATTGCTGCTAAGCAAACTGGAATATGAAGAGCACAAAAAG GAATATGAAAACGTTGAAAGTACTTCACCCCAGTCAAAGTCTGTGAATAAGAAAAAGAACCAGCAAGGAAAAGACAAACCTCTCACTGTGTCTCTGAAAGACTTTCAGTCAGACAGTAATATAG aTAACCTTGCTAAAAAACATGAG GAGCTGAACTCCTCCCAGTCTTCATTGCATGATGGAGGATTTTTCAACAGGCTGGAAGATGATGTTCACAGAATacttgaaagagagaaaaggagagtccAGCTCACTGATTACAGTGAAACAGATAACTGCACATCTCATGAACAGAACCAG GAGAGTGTTTtgaaagatggaaaaacagaACGACTAAAGCTCGAGCTTGAGAAGAAAGATGCAGAAATTGAGcaactgaaaaatataataaCTCAGTGGGAG GCAAAGTATAAAGAAGTAAAAGCAAGAAATGCACAGCTTCTGAAGATGATGCAAGAAG tgaaagacaaagcagaaatacTCCTACAGGTTGATGAATCTCAAATTATCAAAAATGAATTGACCGTACAG GTAACTATACTTCATGCTGCATTAGAGCAAGAAAGATCCAAAGTGAAACTACTGCAGGCAGAATTAACAAAATATCAG agtgggaaaaaagggaaaaggcacTCAGAATCTGACCAGTGCAGGTGA
- the GKAP1 gene encoding G kinase-anchoring protein 1 isoform X4: MAMASTAIGSVPTTASRFALLQVESDTELEPGKGGSGRGASKSQASGGRSSTNEKKRKKRRKKKEQQQSEANELRNLAFKKIPQKSSCGGCLSQHEQNIHAARQKDSQEENWQEWRQRDEQLTSEMFEADLEKALLLSKLEYEEHKKEYENVESTSPQSKSVNKKKNQQGKDKPLTVSLKDFQSDSNIDNLAKKHEESVLKDGKTERLKLELEKKDAEIEQLKNIITQWEAKYKEVKARNAQLLKMMQEGEMKDKAEILLQVDESQIIKNELTVQVTILHAALEQERSKVKLLQAELTKYQSGKKGKRHSESDQCR, from the exons ATGGCAATGGCATCTACTGCAATTGGTTCAGTTCCTACCACTGCATCTCGTTTTGCTTTACTACAAGTCGAAAGCGATACTGAATTGGAGCCTGGCAAAGGAGGAAGTGGCCGGGGTGCCAGTAAATCTCAGGCTTCAgggggaagatcatctacaaatgagaaaaaaagaaagaaaaggagaaaaaagaaagaacagcagcAGAGTGAGGCCAATGAG CTCAGAAAccttgcttttaaaaagattCCTCAGAAATCCTCATGTGGAGGCTGTCTATCTCAGCATGAACAAAACATACACGCTGCAAGGCAGAAAGACTCTCAGGAAGAAAATTGGCAGGAGTGGAGACAAAGAGATGAGCAG ctgACATCTGAAATGTTTGAAGCTGATCTTGAAAAAGCATTGCTGCTAAGCAAACTGGAATATGAAGAGCACAAAAAG GAATATGAAAACGTTGAAAGTACTTCACCCCAGTCAAAGTCTGTGAATAAGAAAAAGAACCAGCAAGGAAAAGACAAACCTCTCACTGTGTCTCTGAAAGACTTTCAGTCAGACAGTAATATAG aTAACCTTGCTAAAAAACATGAG GAGAGTGTTTtgaaagatggaaaaacagaACGACTAAAGCTCGAGCTTGAGAAGAAAGATGCAGAAATTGAGcaactgaaaaatataataaCTCAGTGGGAG GCAAAGTATAAAGAAGTAAAAGCAAGAAATGCACAGCTTCTGAAGATGATGCAAGAAGGTGAAA tgaaagacaaagcagaaatacTCCTACAGGTTGATGAATCTCAAATTATCAAAAATGAATTGACCGTACAG GTAACTATACTTCATGCTGCATTAGAGCAAGAAAGATCCAAAGTGAAACTACTGCAGGCAGAATTAACAAAATATCAG agtgggaaaaaagggaaaaggcacTCAGAATCTGACCAGTGCAGGTGA